A section of the Polynucleobacter sp. AP-Sving-400A-A2 genome encodes:
- a CDS encoding tripartite tricarboxylate transporter substrate binding protein: protein MKLKGALISTALALGVTSVSPAFAAWEPTKPVEFIIPAGPGGGADQMARMIQGIITKNNLMKQAVIPVNKGAGAGAEGFLAMKEAKGDPNKIVITLSNLFTTPLATGVPFNWQDITPVAMLALDQFVLWDNADKPYKTAKEYIDAAKAAGPGKFKMGGTGSKQEDQIITVALEKATGAKFTYIPFKGGGDVAVQLVGNHIDSSVNNPIEAVAQWRANKLRALCVFDDTRMPYKEKVTDTMSWYDVPTCNEAGVKTDYVMLRGIFMAPGVTQEQVDFYIDLFKKVRATPEWKKFMADGAFNQTFMTGKEFRNWLTLNEALHKQLMVEAGFLAK from the coding sequence ATGAAGTTAAAAGGGGCATTGATTTCCACCGCATTAGCCCTCGGTGTTACAAGTGTTTCACCTGCGTTCGCTGCATGGGAGCCGACTAAGCCAGTTGAGTTCATCATTCCTGCAGGCCCTGGCGGTGGTGCTGACCAAATGGCCCGCATGATCCAAGGCATTATTACCAAAAATAACCTGATGAAGCAGGCTGTAATTCCTGTGAACAAGGGTGCTGGTGCTGGAGCTGAAGGATTCTTAGCGATGAAAGAAGCTAAGGGAGATCCAAATAAAATCGTGATTACTCTCTCGAACTTGTTTACAACTCCATTAGCAACTGGCGTGCCATTTAATTGGCAGGACATTACTCCTGTAGCGATGTTGGCCCTTGACCAATTTGTTTTATGGGATAACGCTGACAAGCCTTACAAAACAGCCAAAGAATATATTGATGCCGCTAAAGCAGCTGGCCCAGGTAAATTCAAGATGGGTGGCACTGGCTCTAAGCAAGAAGATCAGATCATTACTGTTGCACTTGAAAAAGCAACTGGTGCTAAGTTCACCTACATCCCATTCAAAGGGGGTGGCGACGTTGCTGTTCAGCTCGTAGGTAATCACATTGATTCATCAGTGAACAACCCTATTGAAGCAGTAGCGCAATGGCGTGCTAACAAGTTGCGTGCATTGTGTGTATTTGATGACACACGCATGCCTTACAAAGAAAAAGTTACCGACACTATGTCATGGTATGACGTACCTACCTGTAACGAGGCAGGTGTAAAAACTGACTACGTGATGCTGCGCGGTATTTTCATGGCTCCAGGCGTAACTCAAGAGCAAGTTGATTTTTATATCGATTTGTTCAAAAAAGTACGCGCCACACCAGAGTGGAAAAAGTTTATGGCTGATGGCGCATTCAATCAGACATTTATGACTGGTAAAGAGTTTAGAAATTGGCTTACATTAAATGAAGCTTTGCATAAGCAGTTAATGGTTGAGGCTGGTTTCTTGGCTAAGTAA
- a CDS encoding ABC transporter ATP-binding protein has translation MKPEISPSAPPLPGHWASVLEAPEFPVKDLNSILAWVELDLDGEMRFEKSLLCLIPGGLFWSDGTHSEFWPASSGAHLLHGDHAGVGHLKLESETSLLRLWYFTLAVNPQVLRLQSSFRQLIRGDQLSQDPEASEYDKQVCPVCLSPKPANSDACPTCDPEEDAPPSTWTLFKLWRFARPYKKELLLGFVLTLLSTGATLIPPYLTMPLMDHVLIPYEKGNPIDFDLASKYLVALFAAAIVAWGLGWWKTYLLALVSERIGADLRNTTFEHLLKLSLEYFGGKRTGDLIARIGAETDRICVFLSLYALDFITDVIMITMTAAILVSIDPLLALVTLAPLPFIVWMIHVVRDKLRFGFEKIDRVWSEVTNILTDTIPGIRVVKAFAQEDRELKRFVDSNKHNLQINDRVNRVWGLFSPTVTLLTETGLLVVWGFGIWQVAHQKVTVGVLIAFLAYIGRFYIRLDSMSRIVSHTQKAAAGAKRIFDILDHVSSVPEPINPAPLGAVKGHISLRGVGFRYGNRAVTKGIDLDIAPGEMIGLVGHSGSGKSTLVNLICRFYDVSAGSISLDGRDIRSIRIADYRKRIGLVLQEPFLFFGTIAENIAYGKPDATREEVIEAARAAHAHEFILRLPLGYDSLVGERGQSLSGGERQRISIARALLINPSILILDEATSSVDTTTEKEIQRALDNLVKGRTTIAIAHRLSTLRKADRLVVLDKGEIVEIGSHDELMDAQGAYYALYQAQLRHAAELVEGAAIGESIDEIERKEEGLQVITKATGGGL, from the coding sequence ATGAAGCCAGAAATTTCCCCATCCGCTCCCCCGTTGCCAGGTCATTGGGCTAGCGTTTTAGAAGCTCCCGAATTCCCAGTAAAAGACCTCAACTCCATACTGGCATGGGTTGAGCTTGATCTCGACGGTGAAATGCGCTTTGAGAAAAGCCTACTTTGTTTGATTCCTGGGGGTCTATTTTGGAGTGACGGCACTCATTCAGAATTCTGGCCTGCTAGCTCTGGAGCTCATCTTTTGCATGGTGATCACGCCGGAGTAGGGCATCTTAAACTGGAATCTGAGACTAGCCTGCTACGACTCTGGTACTTCACGCTGGCTGTCAACCCTCAGGTATTGCGCCTACAGAGTAGTTTTAGGCAATTAATCAGGGGTGATCAGCTTAGTCAGGATCCCGAGGCTTCTGAATACGATAAACAAGTTTGCCCGGTATGTTTAAGTCCCAAGCCTGCTAACTCAGACGCTTGTCCAACTTGCGATCCAGAGGAAGATGCCCCTCCATCGACTTGGACTTTATTTAAGTTGTGGCGCTTTGCACGCCCCTATAAAAAAGAGCTTTTGTTAGGCTTTGTTCTGACCTTACTGTCAACCGGTGCCACACTGATTCCCCCTTACTTGACGATGCCTTTAATGGACCATGTATTGATTCCGTATGAAAAAGGCAATCCGATTGATTTTGATTTAGCTAGCAAATACCTCGTCGCTTTATTTGCTGCAGCAATTGTTGCTTGGGGCCTTGGTTGGTGGAAAACCTACTTGCTCGCATTGGTGAGTGAGCGCATCGGCGCAGATCTGCGCAATACGACTTTTGAGCATTTGCTCAAATTGTCCTTAGAGTATTTCGGTGGCAAAAGAACTGGCGACTTGATTGCACGTATTGGCGCTGAGACAGATCGTATCTGCGTATTCTTATCTTTGTACGCTTTGGATTTCATAACCGATGTCATCATGATTACGATGACGGCAGCAATCTTGGTGTCGATCGATCCTTTGCTTGCACTGGTTACTTTGGCGCCATTGCCATTTATTGTGTGGATGATTCATGTAGTGCGCGACAAGTTGCGATTTGGTTTTGAAAAGATTGATCGCGTTTGGTCTGAAGTAACCAATATCTTGACTGACACGATTCCAGGGATTCGGGTAGTCAAAGCCTTTGCCCAAGAGGACCGTGAACTCAAGCGCTTTGTTGATTCCAATAAACACAATTTGCAAATTAATGATCGCGTCAATCGCGTCTGGGGATTATTTTCCCCAACAGTAACGCTGTTAACAGAAACCGGCCTCCTCGTAGTGTGGGGATTTGGTATTTGGCAGGTTGCGCATCAAAAGGTCACTGTTGGTGTGTTAATTGCCTTCTTGGCCTACATTGGGCGCTTCTACATTCGACTCGATTCAATGAGTCGCATTGTTTCGCATACGCAAAAAGCTGCGGCTGGGGCTAAGCGTATTTTTGATATTTTGGATCACGTATCGAGTGTTCCTGAGCCCATCAACCCAGCGCCTTTGGGTGCAGTGAAGGGCCACATCTCCCTGCGGGGCGTGGGTTTCCGCTACGGCAACCGTGCGGTTACTAAAGGAATCGATCTAGATATTGCCCCTGGAGAGATGATTGGTTTAGTGGGTCATAGCGGCTCTGGCAAGAGCACTTTGGTGAACTTGATTTGCCGCTTCTATGATGTGAGTGCTGGTTCGATTAGCTTAGATGGACGCGACATTCGTAGTATCAGAATTGCTGACTATCGCAAGCGTATTGGTTTAGTTTTGCAAGAGCCATTTTTATTCTTTGGCACGATTGCAGAGAATATTGCTTACGGAAAGCCAGACGCTACTCGCGAGGAAGTTATTGAAGCGGCGCGCGCTGCACATGCGCATGAATTTATTCTTCGCTTACCACTGGGTTATGACTCATTAGTAGGTGAGCGTGGTCAATCCCTTTCTGGTGGTGAGCGTCAGCGTATTTCTATCGCGCGTGCGCTATTGATTAATCCCAGCATTCTGATTTTGGATGAAGCCACATCATCCGTAGACACCACCACTGAAAAAGAAATTCAGCGCGCTTTAGATAACTTGGTTAAGGGCCGCACTACGATTGCGATTGCCCATCGCCTCTCTACTTTAAGAAAAGCAGACCGCTTGGTCGTGCTTGATAAAGGTGAGATCGTAGAGATTGGGTCGCATGATGAGTTGATGGATGCGCAGGGCGCTTACTACGCCTTGTATCAAGCTCAATTACGCCACGCTGCAGAGCTAGTTGAAGGCGCTGCTATTGGTGAAAGCATTGACGAGATTGAGCGCAAAGAAGAAGGCTTACAAGTCATTACCAAAGCAACTGGGGGCGGTTTATGA
- a CDS encoding DUF1854 domain-containing protein: protein MSQHQQSHTLERDALGRLVFIDAAGTHHVGVYPVRAFPITAPGDGISIMDQSGKELCWFDGITTIPKGELALIEEELATREFMPMIEKITKVSTFATPSIWDIETDRGLTRIRLKGEEDIRRIAGNTLLIADSNGLQFLIKDSTQLDKVSKKLLDRFR from the coding sequence ATGAGCCAGCATCAACAGTCGCACACATTAGAACGCGATGCGCTTGGTCGATTGGTATTCATCGATGCAGCTGGAACTCACCATGTTGGCGTTTATCCAGTCAGGGCATTCCCGATTACCGCGCCAGGCGACGGAATCTCGATCATGGATCAGTCGGGCAAAGAGTTGTGCTGGTTTGACGGTATCACCACAATTCCTAAAGGCGAGTTAGCGCTGATTGAAGAAGAACTGGCCACTCGCGAGTTCATGCCTATGATTGAAAAAATCACCAAGGTATCTACTTTTGCAACCCCAAGTATTTGGGATATCGAAACTGATCGTGGCCTCACCAGGATTCGTCTCAAAGGCGAGGAAGATATTCGCCGCATAGCTGGTAATACACTTCTGATTGCCGACTCCAATGGGCTACAATTTTTGATTAAAGATTCCACTCAGCTAGACAAGGTTAGTAAGAAGCTTTTGGATCGATTCCGTTAG